The following proteins come from a genomic window of Frankia casuarinae:
- a CDS encoding aldo/keto reductase, whose amino-acid sequence MRYVEGITTASGKKISKIGLGTWQFGSREWGYGASYADTEAGRIVRRALELGVTLFDSAEIYGMGRSERILGSALAGIPDALDRAYVATKVFPVLPLAPIVEQRAVASANRLGVHRIDLYQVHQPNPVIRDGQTMRGMAALRAVGLVGDVGVSNYSLTRWQDAEAALGAPILSNQVEYSLVRRRRGEELLAFAARESRIVIAWSPLSQGLLSGRYDVTNRPTGRIRAINPLFLTENLARATPLLDVLREVAATHDATPAQIALAWAIHHPSVVAIPGASSVAQVENNAAAADITLTEDEYGTLTAAAQRFEPLAGTSAFAALAAERLHR is encoded by the coding sequence ATGCGCTACGTCGAGGGCATCACGACAGCCAGCGGTAAGAAGATATCCAAGATCGGCCTCGGAACCTGGCAGTTCGGGTCCAGGGAGTGGGGGTACGGGGCGAGCTACGCCGACACCGAGGCCGGGCGCATCGTGCGCCGGGCCCTCGAACTCGGGGTGACGCTGTTCGACTCCGCCGAGATCTACGGGATGGGACGCAGCGAACGCATCCTCGGCTCGGCGCTGGCCGGGATCCCGGACGCGCTGGACCGGGCGTACGTGGCGACGAAGGTGTTCCCCGTGCTCCCGCTGGCTCCGATCGTCGAGCAGCGGGCGGTCGCGAGCGCGAACCGGCTCGGGGTGCACCGCATCGACCTGTATCAGGTCCACCAGCCCAATCCGGTGATCAGGGACGGCCAGACGATGCGCGGGATGGCGGCGCTGCGCGCCGTCGGCCTCGTCGGGGACGTCGGGGTCAGCAACTACTCGCTGACCCGCTGGCAGGACGCCGAGGCGGCGCTCGGCGCGCCCATCCTGTCCAACCAGGTCGAGTACAGCCTGGTTCGGCGCAGGCGGGGCGAGGAGCTGCTGGCGTTCGCCGCCCGGGAGTCCCGGATCGTGATCGCCTGGAGCCCGCTGAGCCAGGGGCTGCTCTCGGGCCGCTACGACGTCACGAACCGCCCGACCGGGCGGATCCGCGCGATAAACCCGCTGTTCCTCACCGAGAATCTGGCCCGCGCCACCCCGCTGCTCGACGTCCTACGCGAGGTCGCCGCCACGCACGACGCCACCCCCGCCCAGATCGCGCTGGCCTGGGCGATCCATCATCCGTCGGTCGTCGCGATCCCGGGGGCGTCCAGCGTCGCCCAGGTGGAGAACAACGCCGCCGCGGCCGACATCACGCTCACCGAGGACGAGTACGGCACGTTGACCGCAGCCGCGCAACGCTTCGAACCGCTCGCCGGCACGTCGGCCTTCGCCGCGCTGGCCGCGGAACGGCTCCACCGCTGA
- a CDS encoding sporulation protein — MGMKRFMSRLGVGGAAVETVLDRPETLPGQVVTGLTTVTGGKVEQKIEKVLVALEATVEVETDDSTWHEQVTFGTQQIGGGFTIHPEQQISGRFELPVPWQTPITDIGGWHLHGMKIGVRTKLAIPGAVDPGDLDAVNVHPLPVQEAVLAALGDLGFHFKSADVEKGRLHGSDLPFYQEIELKPSGEYARRISELEVTFLVDGSGVDVVLEADRRGGLLSSGGDELSRFRLGHHDTDRHQLAGLLHQQLEHLGRRRGWF, encoded by the coding sequence ATGGGGATGAAGCGGTTCATGTCGCGGCTCGGCGTGGGCGGGGCCGCGGTCGAGACCGTGCTGGACCGTCCGGAAACCCTGCCGGGCCAGGTCGTGACCGGTCTGACCACCGTCACCGGCGGCAAGGTCGAGCAGAAGATCGAGAAGGTCCTCGTCGCGCTCGAGGCGACCGTCGAGGTCGAGACCGACGACTCGACCTGGCACGAGCAGGTCACCTTCGGTACCCAGCAGATCGGTGGCGGCTTCACTATCCACCCGGAGCAGCAGATCAGCGGCCGCTTCGAGCTGCCCGTGCCGTGGCAGACCCCGATCACCGACATCGGCGGGTGGCATCTGCACGGGATGAAGATCGGGGTGCGGACCAAGCTGGCCATCCCCGGGGCGGTGGACCCGGGTGACCTCGACGCGGTGAACGTGCACCCGCTGCCCGTCCAGGAGGCGGTGCTCGCCGCCCTCGGTGACCTCGGCTTCCACTTCAAGTCCGCCGACGTCGAGAAGGGCCGCCTACACGGCTCCGACCTGCCCTTCTACCAGGAGATCGAGCTGAAGCCGTCGGGCGAGTACGCCCGGCGCATCTCCGAACTGGAGGTCACCTTCCTCGTCGACGGCTCCGGGGTGGACGTCGTCCTGGAGGCCGACCGCCGCGGTGGGCTGCTGTCCTCCGGCGGCGACGAGCTCAGCCGGTTCCGGCTCGGCCACCACGACACCGACCGGCACCAGCTCGCCGGGCTGCTCCACCAGCAGCTGGAGCACCTGGGCCGCCGCCGCGGCTGGTTCTGA
- a CDS encoding GNAT family N-acetyltransferase, with translation MKIEELEADRTWLAFDPMRQLRPHLTSTGFVKLVNEVQRPEGYRLVASWDGELGRVVAAVGFRQVTSLAYGRHLVIDDLSTILAARGRGHATRLLAWSEREARRLGCEHIHLDAGTHRYEAHRLYLRTGFTIAAFHFTRRL, from the coding sequence GTGAAGATCGAGGAGCTGGAGGCGGATCGTACCTGGCTGGCGTTCGACCCCATGCGGCAGCTTCGGCCGCACCTGACCTCCACCGGGTTCGTCAAGCTCGTCAACGAGGTCCAGCGCCCCGAGGGCTACCGCCTGGTCGCGTCATGGGACGGGGAGCTGGGACGGGTGGTCGCGGCGGTCGGATTCCGGCAGGTGACCTCGCTCGCCTACGGGCGGCATCTGGTCATCGACGATCTGTCCACGATCCTGGCGGCGCGGGGGCGGGGGCACGCCACCCGGCTGCTCGCCTGGAGTGAACGGGAGGCGCGCCGGCTCGGCTGCGAACATATCCATCTCGACGCCGGCACCCACCGCTACGAGGCGCACCGGCTCTACCTGCGAACCGGCTTCACGATCGCGGCCTTCCACTTCACCCGCCGACTCTGA
- a CDS encoding S9 family peptidase produces the protein MIRPAVVAQPVVGRPVVGRPVVAHTVDSGRPGDLSDAWVAAASCRAPSTGPHGRLAFVGDRGGAPALWIRDPDGRERPVDTGPGHVRAVLWSPTDDRIAVHVAPGGGELTEVRTVRADGGDLRHLAGGGRRAATPARWTDDGHGLVVTESDRSDPSGRTAAVLIDSDGRRTRLAAGVALQVCDVVVLPDPAPDGTGSGGPGRGPAGGGYRLLLREGPRGVRRVLVVDTMIAAREGIAAREGIAAREGIAAREGIAAREGIAAREGIGGSWQVPGGTATTVTGRFVADGRRLLLLCDIGRDRAALFDVPVDPTGDPTGGPRVLAARDDADLERFALLDPDRAVVVWNVGGRSELALVDLPTGRSLTLPPLPRDVVTGVLVRPGGRELVLALDGATRPGEIWTWDLTAPSAGYRRLISHAPVEAVTIPGPRVVLNIDVDGLGSDSPGPSGPSGPSMPSGLSAPARVPGIPGPRTGDHPRLVRPVPCALPAHDGRELSGWWYRPHGPRGPVPTLLHLHGGPEAQERPVYNPLFQAVLARGIAVFAPNVRGSTGFGRSFEEADHTHRRFGGIADVRSCVAHLVATGLADPDRIGVAGRSYGGYLTLAAMVHFPELFRVGVDVCGMVDLESFYQYTEPWIAASAVTKYGDPRTEPALLRALSPLHRMSALAAPLLVVHGENDTNVPVIEAEQTVAAALARGVDCRYLLFPGEGHEIADLRHRRSFVRAVVDWLTPRLLTP, from the coding sequence ATGATCCGACCCGCGGTGGTGGCGCAGCCGGTGGTGGGACGGCCGGTGGTGGGACGGCCGGTGGTGGCGCACACCGTCGACTCCGGGCGTCCCGGCGATCTGTCCGACGCCTGGGTCGCGGCGGCGAGCTGTCGCGCACCGAGTACCGGCCCGCATGGTCGGCTCGCCTTCGTCGGCGATCGCGGCGGCGCCCCCGCGCTGTGGATCCGGGACCCGGATGGCCGGGAGCGCCCGGTTGACACCGGCCCCGGTCATGTCCGGGCGGTCCTGTGGTCGCCGACCGACGACCGGATCGCCGTCCACGTCGCGCCGGGCGGCGGGGAGCTCACCGAGGTCCGGACCGTCCGGGCGGACGGCGGTGACCTGCGCCACCTGGCCGGCGGCGGGAGGCGGGCCGCCACCCCAGCCCGCTGGACCGACGACGGCCACGGCCTCGTCGTGACCGAGTCCGACCGCTCCGATCCGTCCGGCCGCACCGCCGCGGTGCTGATCGACTCCGACGGGCGACGGACCCGCCTCGCCGCCGGAGTGGCGCTGCAGGTGTGCGACGTCGTCGTTCTCCCCGACCCCGCGCCGGACGGGACGGGGAGCGGCGGTCCGGGGCGGGGCCCGGCCGGTGGCGGGTACCGCCTGCTGCTGCGGGAGGGCCCCCGTGGCGTCCGGCGGGTGCTCGTGGTCGACACCATGATCGCAGCCAGGGAGGGGATCGCAGCCAGGGAGGGGATCGCAGCCAGGGAGGGGATCGCAGCCAGGGAGGGGATCGCAGCCAGGGAGGGGATCGCAGCCAGGGAGGGGATCGGCGGGTCATGGCAGGTGCCCGGCGGGACGGCGACCACCGTGACCGGTCGGTTCGTCGCCGACGGCCGTCGCCTGCTGCTGCTGTGCGACATCGGGCGGGACCGGGCCGCGTTGTTCGACGTCCCCGTCGACCCCACGGGCGATCCGACCGGCGGGCCGCGGGTCCTCGCCGCCCGGGATGACGCCGATCTGGAGCGGTTCGCCCTGCTCGATCCGGATCGGGCGGTCGTCGTCTGGAACGTGGGCGGGCGCAGCGAGCTCGCGCTGGTCGATCTGCCCACCGGACGGTCACTGACGCTGCCGCCGCTTCCCCGCGACGTCGTCACCGGCGTGCTCGTCCGGCCCGGGGGGCGGGAGCTCGTGCTTGCCCTGGATGGTGCCACCAGGCCGGGGGAGATCTGGACCTGGGATCTCACCGCGCCATCCGCCGGCTACCGTCGGCTGATCTCGCACGCTCCCGTCGAGGCAGTGACCATCCCGGGACCGCGGGTCGTCCTGAACATCGACGTTGACGGCCTGGGATCCGACAGCCCGGGGCCATCCGGGCCATCCGGGCCATCCATGCCATCCGGGCTATCCGCGCCGGCGCGTGTACCCGGGATCCCCGGGCCCCGCACCGGTGACCACCCGCGGCTGGTCCGTCCGGTGCCGTGCGCCCTGCCGGCCCACGACGGCCGGGAACTGTCCGGTTGGTGGTACCGCCCGCACGGCCCGCGAGGACCGGTCCCGACCCTGCTCCACCTGCACGGCGGCCCGGAGGCGCAGGAGCGTCCCGTCTACAACCCGCTGTTCCAGGCCGTGCTCGCCCGGGGGATCGCGGTGTTCGCGCCGAACGTGCGCGGCTCCACCGGATTCGGCCGGTCGTTCGAGGAGGCCGATCACACCCATCGTCGGTTCGGCGGCATCGCCGACGTCCGCAGCTGCGTGGCGCATCTGGTCGCGACGGGCCTGGCTGACCCGGACCGGATCGGCGTCGCCGGCCGCTCCTACGGCGGCTATCTGACGCTGGCGGCGATGGTCCACTTCCCGGAGCTGTTCCGGGTCGGGGTAGACGTCTGCGGGATGGTTGATCTGGAGAGCTTCTATCAGTACACCGAGCCGTGGATCGCCGCGTCCGCGGTCACCAAGTACGGTGATCCACGCACCGAGCCGGCGTTGCTGCGGGCGCTGTCCCCGCTGCACCGGATGAGCGCCCTCGCCGCGCCGTTGCTCGTCGTGCATGGGGAGAACGACACCAACGTCCCGGTGATCGAGGCGGAGCAGACGGTCGCCGCGGCCCTCGCTCGCGGCGTCGACTGCCGTTACCTGCTCTTTCCCGGCGAGGGGCACGAGATCGCGGATCTGCGCCACCGCAGGTCGTTCGTCCGAGCGGTCGTCGACTGGCTGACCCCCCGGCTGCTGACCCCCTGA
- a CDS encoding N-acetylglutaminylglutamine amidotransferase, with translation MCGLSGELRFDGRGANVDAVVRMTATMVPRGPDGVGVWSAGPVAFGHRRLKIIDLSECGAQPMVDNELGLTTVFNGCIYNYQELRDELIAAGYRFFSTSDTEVIGKAYHRWGRRCVDHFAGMFAFAIAERDSGRLILARDRLGIKPLYLTGNSERLRFASTLPALLAGGGVSSDIDLVAFHHYLSFHSVVPAPHTILAGVRKLPAATVRVVEPDGTSTDDLYWRPSFTRDPAHADWTARDWQDAIAERLRLAVRRRMVADVPVGVLLSGGLDSSLIVALLAEAGQKDLATFSVGFEAVGGEPGDEFVYSDVIARYFDTDHHQIRVPGTRLLPAVDAAVAAMSEPMVSHDCVAFYLLSQEVSRHVKVVQSGQGADEVFAGYSWYPPLAGVGRTDAVDAYLRVFADRPHRDLPAMVEPHHLIEADASRHFVASHFARPGAETAVDAALRIDSTIMLVDDPVKRVDNMTMAAGLEARTPFLDHELVELAAACPPELKLASGGKGVLKNIGRPLMPVDVIDRPKGYFPVPAIRHLDGPFLDRVREALTDPAAKARGLFRPVWVQTMLAAPNDNRTALGANALWQAALLEMWLQTHTVA, from the coding sequence ATGTGCGGGCTGAGTGGCGAGCTGAGATTCGACGGCCGGGGAGCGAACGTCGACGCGGTGGTGCGGATGACCGCGACGATGGTGCCGCGGGGCCCGGACGGCGTGGGAGTATGGTCCGCCGGCCCGGTCGCGTTCGGGCACCGTCGCCTGAAGATCATCGATTTGTCCGAGTGCGGTGCCCAGCCCATGGTGGACAACGAACTCGGCCTGACCACGGTGTTCAACGGGTGCATCTACAATTATCAGGAGCTGCGTGACGAGCTGATCGCGGCCGGCTACCGCTTCTTCTCCACCTCCGACACGGAGGTGATCGGCAAGGCGTACCACCGGTGGGGGAGACGCTGCGTCGACCACTTCGCCGGGATGTTCGCCTTCGCCATCGCCGAGCGGGACAGCGGACGGCTGATCCTCGCCCGGGACCGGCTCGGCATCAAGCCGCTCTACCTCACCGGGAACAGCGAGCGCCTGCGGTTCGCCTCCACCCTGCCGGCCCTGCTCGCCGGCGGCGGCGTCTCCTCCGACATCGACCTGGTCGCCTTTCACCACTACCTGTCGTTCCACTCCGTGGTGCCCGCACCGCACACGATTCTGGCCGGGGTGCGCAAGCTGCCCGCGGCGACCGTGCGGGTGGTGGAGCCGGACGGCACCTCGACCGACGACCTGTACTGGCGTCCCAGCTTCACCCGCGATCCCGCGCACGCGGACTGGACCGCCCGTGACTGGCAGGACGCGATCGCCGAGCGGCTGCGCCTCGCGGTGCGCCGCCGGATGGTCGCCGATGTCCCGGTCGGCGTGTTGCTGTCCGGTGGGCTGGACTCCAGTCTGATCGTCGCGCTGCTCGCCGAGGCGGGGCAGAAGGATCTCGCGACCTTCAGTGTCGGGTTCGAGGCCGTCGGCGGCGAGCCCGGCGACGAGTTCGTCTACTCCGACGTCATCGCCCGGTACTTCGACACCGACCACCATCAGATCCGGGTGCCGGGGACGAGGCTGCTGCCCGCCGTCGACGCGGCCGTCGCCGCGATGAGCGAGCCGATGGTCAGCCACGACTGCGTGGCCTTCTACCTGCTCTCCCAGGAGGTCTCCCGGCACGTCAAGGTCGTGCAGTCGGGGCAGGGCGCCGACGAGGTCTTCGCCGGGTATTCCTGGTATCCGCCGCTGGCGGGTGTTGGGCGGACCGACGCCGTCGACGCCTACCTGCGGGTCTTCGCCGACCGACCGCACCGGGACCTGCCCGCGATGGTGGAGCCGCACCATCTCATCGAGGCCGATGCCAGCCGGCACTTCGTCGCCTCCCACTTCGCCCGGCCGGGCGCCGAAACCGCCGTTGACGCCGCGCTGCGCATCGACTCGACGATCATGCTCGTTGACGACCCCGTGAAACGGGTCGACAACATGACGATGGCCGCGGGGCTTGAGGCCCGCACCCCGTTCCTCGACCACGAGTTGGTCGAGCTCGCCGCAGCCTGCCCGCCGGAGCTGAAGCTCGCCTCCGGCGGCAAGGGTGTGCTCAAGAACATCGGCCGCCCGCTGATGCCGGTCGACGTCATCGACCGACCCAAGGGGTACTTCCCGGTGCCGGCGATCCGCCATCTCGACGGGCCGTTCCTGGACCGGGTGCGCGAGGCGCTCACCGATCCGGCGGCGAAGGCGCGGGGTCTGTTCCGGCCGGTGTGGGTCCAGACGATGCTCGCCGCCCCGAACGACAACCGCACGGCGCTCGGCGCGAACGCCCTGTGGCAGGCCGCGCTGCTCGAGATGTGGCTCCAGACCCACACGGTCGCATGA
- a CDS encoding carboxylate--amine ligase/circularly permuted type 2 ATP-grasp protein gives MSDARIVAVGVEEEFHILDLTTRQLVPRAEEVLRRLDGDSFSPELLKSVVETNSQPTADLLELRTNLLDLRRRLAEVTGELGLGPAAAGTVPIVDMDLLDVSRDDRYEQMTEDYQIVAREQLICGAQVHVDVADRDLAMAVVAWTAPWLPMLLALSASSPFWMGADSGYASMRTLVWQRWPTAGVAGSFRTAAEYDQLVADLIKSGVISDPGMVYFDVRPSAHLPTVELRICDACPDVDNVILIAGLFRALVCQAIEEIEAGGQAPPPRAELLRAATWRAARSGLEGDLVDILGAGPIPAQAMLRRLLTEVRPQLERFDDWELIDNLAEQAVGRGSSAHRQRRAFARRGLLTDVADLVLAETRDVPPAGAAAALGSAPAVSASDQIAPRLLERYQPTGYDEIVDARGAVRPQYRAVMRTLERLGPGILDERVGTREAEQNDRGIVFRASGDSASRPFPFDLVPRIIAADDWTTLTTGLSQRVRALEAFLHDIYGERAAVADGIVPAWVVNDAPSLRHGGRAVGPDAIRVTVAGIDLVRGGDGGWLVLEDNLRVPSGIAYAMEGRRLAESVLPELGPPAGILRLDGIPALLHEALVAAAPAAATGDPAVAVLTGGKTDAAYFEHSLLAEKMGVALVEPADLLVDDNDVVYRIDGSRRCRVDVLYRRMDEDDLFGALGAAGTPLGLPLLRAIRARRVGIANALGNGVGDDKVVYAYVPRMVTYYLGEQPVLDDVPTYVCGDPEQCEHVLDNLDQLVVKPVDGYGGSGVVIGPHAEPYRLTEVRERILANPRQWIGQELVSLSTHPTWHDSHLEPCAVDLRVFVYAGREPRVVPAALSRVAPPGSLIVNSSQGGGSKDTWIPRR, from the coding sequence ATGAGCGACGCACGAATCGTGGCCGTCGGCGTCGAGGAGGAATTTCACATCCTCGATCTCACTACCCGTCAGCTCGTTCCCAGGGCCGAGGAGGTCCTCCGTCGACTCGACGGGGACTCGTTCTCTCCAGAGCTATTGAAATCGGTTGTCGAGACGAACAGTCAGCCGACGGCGGATCTGCTGGAGCTGCGGACGAACCTGCTCGATCTGCGGCGGCGACTCGCGGAGGTGACCGGCGAGCTCGGGCTCGGGCCGGCCGCCGCGGGCACCGTGCCGATCGTGGACATGGATCTGCTCGACGTCTCCCGGGACGACCGTTACGAGCAGATGACCGAGGACTACCAGATCGTCGCGCGCGAGCAGCTCATCTGCGGCGCCCAAGTGCACGTCGACGTGGCCGACCGCGACCTCGCGATGGCCGTCGTCGCCTGGACCGCGCCGTGGCTGCCGATGCTGCTGGCGCTCTCGGCCAGCTCGCCGTTCTGGATGGGCGCCGACAGCGGCTACGCGAGCATGCGCACGCTGGTGTGGCAGCGCTGGCCGACCGCGGGGGTCGCCGGGTCCTTCCGGACCGCCGCGGAGTACGACCAGCTCGTGGCAGACCTGATCAAGTCCGGGGTGATCAGCGACCCGGGGATGGTCTACTTCGACGTCCGCCCGTCGGCCCACCTGCCCACCGTCGAGCTGCGCATCTGCGATGCCTGCCCGGACGTCGACAACGTCATCCTTATCGCCGGGCTGTTCCGGGCGCTGGTGTGCCAGGCCATCGAGGAGATCGAGGCCGGCGGCCAGGCCCCGCCGCCACGCGCGGAGCTGCTGCGCGCGGCGACCTGGCGGGCGGCCCGGTCCGGCCTGGAGGGCGACCTCGTCGACATCCTCGGTGCCGGCCCGATACCGGCCCAGGCCATGCTGCGCCGGCTGCTCACCGAGGTCCGCCCGCAGCTCGAACGGTTCGACGACTGGGAGCTCATCGACAACCTGGCCGAACAGGCCGTCGGCCGGGGCAGCTCGGCGCACCGCCAGCGCCGGGCCTTCGCCCGTCGGGGTCTGCTCACCGACGTCGCGGATCTGGTGCTGGCCGAGACCCGCGACGTCCCGCCCGCGGGGGCGGCGGCCGCGCTGGGGAGCGCGCCCGCTGTGTCCGCCTCCGACCAGATCGCGCCGCGGCTGCTCGAGCGCTACCAGCCGACCGGGTACGACGAGATCGTCGACGCCCGCGGCGCGGTCCGTCCCCAGTACCGGGCCGTCATGCGCACCTTGGAACGGCTCGGCCCGGGCATCCTCGACGAACGGGTCGGGACGCGCGAGGCCGAGCAGAACGACCGGGGGATCGTCTTCCGGGCCTCGGGGGACTCCGCCAGCCGTCCCTTTCCGTTCGACCTGGTCCCGCGGATCATCGCCGCCGACGACTGGACGACCCTGACGACCGGGCTGAGCCAGCGGGTCCGGGCCCTGGAGGCGTTCCTGCACGACATCTACGGCGAGCGGGCGGCCGTCGCCGACGGGATCGTGCCGGCCTGGGTGGTCAACGACGCGCCGAGCCTGCGCCACGGCGGTCGCGCCGTCGGCCCGGACGCCATCCGGGTGACCGTCGCCGGCATCGACCTGGTCCGCGGCGGCGACGGCGGCTGGCTGGTGCTGGAGGACAACCTGCGCGTGCCGTCCGGTATCGCCTACGCCATGGAAGGCCGGCGGCTCGCCGAGTCGGTGCTGCCGGAGCTCGGTCCGCCGGCCGGCATCCTGCGACTGGACGGCATACCCGCCCTGCTGCACGAGGCGCTGGTCGCGGCGGCCCCGGCGGCGGCGACGGGGGACCCGGCGGTGGCCGTGCTGACCGGCGGGAAGACCGACGCGGCGTACTTCGAGCATTCCCTGCTCGCCGAGAAGATGGGCGTCGCGCTGGTGGAACCGGCGGATCTGCTGGTCGACGACAACGACGTCGTCTACCGGATCGACGGCTCCCGGCGGTGCCGCGTCGACGTCCTCTACCGCCGGATGGACGAGGACGACCTGTTCGGCGCCCTCGGAGCCGCCGGCACCCCGCTGGGGCTCCCGCTGCTGCGCGCGATCCGGGCCCGCCGGGTCGGCATAGCGAACGCTCTGGGTAACGGGGTGGGTGACGACAAGGTCGTCTACGCCTACGTCCCGCGGATGGTCACCTACTACCTGGGCGAGCAGCCGGTGCTCGATGACGTGCCGACCTATGTCTGCGGCGACCCGGAGCAGTGTGAACACGTGCTGGACAACCTCGATCAACTGGTGGTGAAACCGGTCGACGGGTACGGCGGGTCCGGCGTGGTCATCGGGCCGCACGCCGAGCCCTACCGGCTTACCGAGGTCCGCGAGCGGATCCTGGCCAATCCCCGGCAGTGGATCGGCCAGGAACTGGTGTCGCTGTCGACCCATCCGACCTGGCATGACAGCCATCTCGAACCCTGCGCGGTAGATCTGCGGGTCTTTGTCTACGCCGGGCGGGAGCCGCGGGTGGTGCCCGCGGCGCTCAGCCGGGTGGCGCCTCCCGGCAGTCTGATCGTCAACTCCTCGCAGGGCGGGGGATCCAAGGACACCTGGATTCCCCGCCGTTAG
- a CDS encoding FMN-binding glutamate synthase family protein, with translation MFSFGILPALAGLMAAAIAAGLWWSADWWGAAAVSGALLALAVHDVTQRRHAILRNYPVFGHLRFMLESIRPEIQQYFIERNYDGRPFDRDIRTSIYERAKGIHSDQAFGTERDVNAVGYEYLLHSTVPLAVAPGTPPPRVRIGGPDCTQPYDMALLNISAMSFGALSGNAVLAMNRGAAAGGFAHDTGEGGLTEHHLRYHADLVWEIGSGYFGARTADGDFDPALFKDKAALPSVRMVELKLSQGAKPGLGGILPAAKVSAEIARARGVPAGVTCVSPPGHRVFSTPRELVLFIARMRELAGGKPTGFKLCMGPRRELLAICRAMLAEGITPDFIVVDGGEGGTGAAPLEYEDHVGTPLTEGLMTVHNALVGVGLRDQVRIGVSGKIATGVDIVKRLAQGADYTNAARAMMMAVGCIQAQRCHTNTCPVGVATQDPRRARAVDVADKGERVRRYQQAAVAQAVQMIASLGCAGPEQLHPGMLMRRVTHTDTRSYAELYEWLEPGELLVEPPADWAADWAAADPDRFRP, from the coding sequence ATGTTCTCGTTCGGGATACTGCCGGCCCTGGCGGGGCTCATGGCGGCGGCAATCGCCGCCGGGCTGTGGTGGTCGGCGGACTGGTGGGGGGCCGCCGCCGTGTCCGGCGCCCTGCTCGCCCTGGCCGTCCACGACGTCACGCAACGCCGGCACGCAATCCTGCGGAACTACCCGGTGTTCGGCCACCTCCGCTTCATGCTGGAGTCCATCCGGCCGGAGATCCAGCAGTACTTCATCGAACGCAACTACGACGGCCGCCCGTTCGACCGCGACATCCGGACGAGCATCTACGAACGCGCGAAGGGCATCCACAGCGACCAGGCGTTCGGCACCGAGCGCGATGTCAACGCGGTCGGCTACGAGTACCTGCTGCATTCGACGGTGCCACTGGCGGTTGCGCCAGGCACCCCGCCGCCCCGGGTGCGCATCGGCGGCCCGGACTGCACCCAGCCGTATGACATGGCGCTGCTCAACATCTCGGCGATGAGCTTCGGAGCGTTATCGGGCAACGCCGTGCTCGCGATGAACCGCGGCGCGGCGGCGGGCGGTTTCGCCCATGACACCGGGGAGGGCGGTCTCACCGAGCATCACCTGCGCTACCACGCCGACCTCGTCTGGGAGATCGGCAGCGGCTACTTCGGTGCTCGCACGGCGGACGGCGACTTCGACCCGGCGCTGTTCAAGGACAAGGCGGCTCTTCCGTCGGTCCGGATGGTCGAGCTGAAGCTGAGCCAGGGCGCCAAGCCCGGCCTCGGCGGCATCCTGCCCGCGGCGAAGGTCAGCGCCGAGATCGCGCGGGCCCGCGGTGTCCCGGCCGGGGTGACCTGTGTCAGCCCGCCGGGACACCGGGTCTTCTCGACTCCGCGGGAACTGGTGCTGTTCATCGCCCGGATGCGGGAGCTCGCGGGTGGCAAGCCCACGGGATTCAAACTGTGTATGGGGCCCCGGCGGGAATTGCTCGCGATCTGCCGGGCGATGCTGGCCGAGGGGATCACCCCCGACTTCATCGTCGTCGACGGAGGTGAGGGCGGCACCGGCGCCGCGCCGCTGGAATACGAGGACCACGTCGGTACTCCGCTCACCGAGGGCCTGATGACGGTGCACAACGCACTCGTCGGCGTCGGCCTGCGAGACCAGGTCCGGATCGGGGTGAGCGGCAAGATTGCCACCGGGGTGGACATCGTCAAACGGCTCGCCCAGGGCGCCGACTACACCAACGCGGCCCGCGCGATGATGATGGCGGTCGGCTGTATCCAGGCGCAACGCTGTCACACCAACACCTGCCCGGTCGGGGTGGCCACCCAGGATCCGCGCCGCGCCCGCGCGGTGGACGTCGCGGACAAGGGCGAGCGGGTGCGCCGCTACCAGCAGGCCGCGGTGGCCCAGGCGGTACAGATGATCGCCTCGCTGGGCTGCGCCGGTCCCGAACAGCTGCATCCGGGGATGCTGATGCGCCGGGTCACCCACACCGACACCCGTAGCTACGCCGAGCTGTACGAGTGGCTCGAACCCGGGGAACTGCTCGTCGAGCCGCCGGCGGACTGGGCCGCGGACTGGGCTGCGGCCGACCCGGACCGCTTTCGCCCCTGA
- a CDS encoding VOC family protein: MPAITPCLWFDTQGEEAARFYTSIFPNSRIVDITRYGPAGPRPEGTVMTVRFELDGQEYVALNGGPEFTFSEGISLQVGCGSQAEIDEYWDRLTDGGEAGPCGWLKDRYGLSWQIVPTALSELLDDPDPGRSQRAMQAMLKMSKLDIEELRRAADEA, from the coding sequence ATGCCAGCAATCACGCCATGTCTGTGGTTCGACACTCAGGGCGAGGAGGCGGCCAGGTTCTACACGTCGATCTTCCCGAACTCGCGGATCGTCGACATCACCCGCTACGGCCCGGCCGGGCCCCGTCCCGAGGGCACGGTCATGACCGTCCGGTTTGAACTGGATGGCCAGGAGTACGTCGCGCTGAACGGCGGACCCGAGTTCACCTTCTCGGAGGGGATCTCGCTGCAGGTCGGCTGCGGTTCCCAGGCCGAGATCGACGAGTACTGGGACCGGCTGACCGACGGTGGCGAGGCAGGACCGTGTGGGTGGCTCAAGGACCGGTACGGGCTGTCCTGGCAGATCGTGCCCACGGCCCTGTCTGAGCTCCTTGACGATCCCGACCCGGGCCGGTCCCAGCGGGCGATGCAGGCGATGCTGAAGATGTCGAAGCTCGACATCGAGGAGTTGCGCCGGGCCGCCGACGAGGCGTGA